The genomic segment ACAACCTTTTTACTTCTCTCACTATCTAATAGTTTTATAATTTCGTTTAATAACAACTCCCTTTGCTTCACCTGATGATCCATCGTGTCATATAAAAAATCAATAATAACTTTTGCAGAATTCACACAAAGCTTTGCATGATGACGTTCTGGTTTGACTAACCTACGGTGCCTGTCTCCCATCTTATTACTTATACTATCAACCCCATCAACGATAGACACAAAACTTCTTACAATTTGCTTAACACTGTCATTGGAATATTTTTCTGGAGTCAGGTTAAGATGGTTCTTTATCATCTTATAATCACTGATTAAATCTCCACTCTTTTTGAGTTCTTCCTTCTTGATAAGAAAATAAATATCAGCCAAGACATCTTCCATCAATGATCTGGAGTTTGTGATAGCCCCGTCATAGTCTGCATTTTTTATTTTATATTCACATTTTTTCAACTGTTCTAATGCAAATTCTCTAGTAAACCTCTCTTCATGCTCGATGATTATATCATCTTTATCAATTTCAATGGCCTTGAAGATTGCCTTACCCGAAATAAATTTATCTGGGATCAATTCAAAGCCATCATGCAAAAGATGCTGGTTGAATATTTTCAAGACAGACTCAATCTCCTTTTCATCACTCCTTACAACTGGGTGCATGGTTTCACATAAAAACTTTAAAAAATATTCATCATTGCCAAAAAGATTAAGCCTCTTATCATCAATAATCCACCAAAAGTCCCAGTCATAATTATTATAGCGATGCTGAATAATATCTCCTTCCATGTCTGAATATCTATCATCTGTTGTTGGCAACTCGTTCAAGCGATATAGTCTTTTCAAAAAATCTACCTCTTCTAGTTTTCCGTGCCAAAGTAATTCAGGGGATTCAAGTGATCGCAATTCATCAAATATATTCCTTTTTGTAATTTCTGTAATTTTCGTCATATATTCAATCCTTTTATACATACCCTACCATCATGAACCTTAACGTTATGGAGTGGAATACTCTTACTACCTGTTAATTGTCTGAACTTAAAAATACTGTTATTTTTCATAATTTTAATATCTTATATTCTTTTTATACTATAACCTTTTTAATTACCCAGCCACTAAATTTTGCCGAACCATTCTTCCAGCATTTAAAATCATTATTTAAAAAAAATCTTTTTCTTTTTTCAAGTGAACCATATTTACTGTCTTTTTCTAACTCACCTACAATATAATCAATATTATTATCTTTTGATATGTTATCAATTATTGATATTAATTGCCGCCCAATCTTTTTATTTTGATGTCTATTGCATATACTAATATCCAGTATCTCAAGGACTCTTAAACTAAAATTATTTGAAGATTGACAATTATATACATAAAATGAAGATGGATTGATAAGGTTATTTTTTCTGAAAATGAAAACCTGATATGATTTAATATCATCAACATTTATGTTAAATAATTTGAGTCTATTTATTGTAGTTTTACTAAAATCTGAACTTTCTACATTCCGTATTTCGTGAACAATCGGAGAAAAATAAAATGATTTGAAAAATAATATATTTTTAAATCTTATTCTGTATTCATTATCAATTTTTAATTTATTAAACATTTATTAGTTTTTAAATTCTTCCAACTTAAAATTTATCCTATAAAATAAACCTCTGTACCAGTGATTGATTTTATTTATTTCTTGTATTATTTTATCATCAGCGCTCTACAAGGTTAAGTGCTGAGTCTCCACTCCTCATCATCACGAAAACATTTGCCACCCTCTATTTTATTTGGAAGATTAGAAAAAATGTGAACAACAAATTGATGATAATCCTGAAGAATTCCCACTAAATCATTGATCAACATCTCGGTGCCATTAATACAAATTTTCTCATAATTTTCATCTATATCTAAAAAAAGATTACCTCTAAATGCTCTTTCGTAGATATCTTCATCAATATGCTCAATTCTATTTCTTATTGATGATGTTGAATAATTCCTAACTTTATCTGCTAAATCATTATCGGTAACCAGTCTCGACAATTCACTAGACTCTCCCTCTCTATTCTCTAAGAATATACGATTTACAACTTTCATTGCTCTATTGATTGCATTTATACAATTTTCTAAATGATTAATAATATTAAAACGATTTGCTAATTTGTCGCCAGTTTGCAGCTCATCATTAACAAGGTTTTCCATCTTACTGTATTCATCACAGGCCTTGTCTATTAATCTCACTAAAATCCTTATATACATTTTACTTTCATTTTCCAAAAGGACTCTCTCGGCTCCAATTATAATTATTGGAAAAAATCTATTAACTAATTTCCCATCTCTTTCTAGTTTTGTAATCACCATATTTTATTTATTTCTTAACAAACGTTTCAATTATCCTTCTTTCAGTTACTGGAGAAAAATCATCTAATGAAAATTTCTCAAGTGGAGTTAGGCCCAATCCTGCATATTGCAGCACCGGCTATTGGGGTCACGGCTATTGGGGTCAGGTCTAGCTTTCATCCTTTTTATTTATAGTAAATAGTAACAATTTATTATTTTTAATATTTATTACTATTTTCTAATTATATCATAATTTTAAACAAAAAAATCTACTGAGTA from the Patescibacteria group bacterium genome contains:
- a CDS encoding abortive infection family protein gives rise to the protein MTKITEITKRNIFDELRSLESPELLWHGKLEEVDFLKRLYRLNELPTTDDRYSDMEGDIIQHRYNNYDWDFWWIIDDKRLNLFGNDEYFLKFLCETMHPVVRSDEKEIESVLKIFNQHLLHDGFELIPDKFISGKAIFKAIEIDKDDIIIEHEERFTREFALEQLKKCEYKIKNADYDGAITNSRSLMEDVLADIYFLIKKEELKKSGDLISDYKMIKNHLNLTPEKYSNDSVKQIVRSFVSIVDGVDSISNKMGDRHRRLVKPERHHAKLCVNSAKVIIDFLYDTMDHQVKQRELLLNEIIKLLDSERSKKVVHYRSYRNYLRSMNIDDLLNEEKVKDFIKKIDSYSIRLLIDELIDNFEINSFDSSNRFFNAMHILSGGINQEDINRIELKLKENDQSIGLAEFVEYFKDKTKAEK